The Pandoraea vervacti DNA window CGGCCTTCTCGGTCGCGATCTGATCGGCGCGGGCAGCGCGCGTGGCGTCGCAGACGAGGGTGCGCTCGGCCAGACGTTGCGACAGGGCGATGGCCGCCGCCTTCGCGTCGCCGCAGATGCCGACGGAGATCTTCTTCACGAGGCCCAGCATCTTGTGATCGGCGTCGATCTGGATGATCTTGGCGTTTTTCGGCCAGTAGTCCAGACCGTGCTGCGGTAAGGTGCCGAACGGTCCAAGGCGCGAGCCGAGCGCGACGACCACGTCCGCCTGCGCAAGCAGTTTCATCGCCGCCTTCGAGCCCTGATAGCCGAGCGGGCCGCACCACAGCGGATGATTGGCCGGGAACGAGTCGTTGTGCAGGTAGCTGTTGACGACCGGCGCCCCGAGGCGTTCGGCCAGGGCCTTGCACGCCTCGACGGCGTCGGCCATGACCACGCCGCCGCCCGAAATGATGACCGGGAATTTGGCCTGCGCGAGCAGTTCCGCAGCTTCGTTCAGACGCGCTTCGCCGCCGGCGCCGCGGTCCAGACGTTGCGGGCGCGGAATCTCGGCCTTGATCTGACCGTAGAAATAGTCACGCGGAATGTTGAGCTGCGTGGGGCCCATTTCGGCCATGGCGCGATCGAAGCAACGGCCGGTGAATTCGGCCATGCGTGCCGGGTGCGTCACGTGGCCCTGATACTTCGTGAACTCCTGGAACATCGGCAGTTGCCTGGCTTCCTGGAAACCGCCCAGACCGATGCCCATCGTGCCCGCTTCCGGCGTGACGATCACGACCGGGCTGTGCGCCCAGTAAGCGGCGGCAATCGCCGTCACGCAGTTGCTGATGCCCGGGCCGTTCTGCCCGATCACGACACCATGGCGGCCCGACACGCGGGCGTAACCGTCGGCCATGTGCCCGGCGCCTTGCTCGTGCACCACCGGAATCAGACGAATACCGGCAGGCGCGAAGATGTCCATGGCGTCCATGAAGGCCGAGCCCATGATGCCGAACATCTCGCTCACGCCGTTGGCGACCATCGTTTCGACGAACGCTTCGGACGGCGTCATCGTTTGCGGACCGGCGTCGGAGGCCGTCATTTGCTGGGTGGCCGAAGCCGGATCTTTGGCATTCATGGGGTGTCTCCAGTGAAAAATAAACGGAACAAATAATTCCGATTTAGTTTGCTTGTATCGAAATCTAGGGGATTCAGTGACCTTGGTCAATTGGTATTTTTATTATTTGGTACGTTTCGTATTGAAAAATGCAAATTAACATCGTTTGAAGCCCATGTTCGGCATGTCGCCTGCGCTCAGAAAAAATGCCCCGGCAGGCGGGGCGAGGCGTCCGGGCGGCCTTCGGGGCAATCAGAACGCCGGGCGGTCCTTGCGGAACGCGTTCTTCACTTCGATCTTCCCGTCGCGAAGCGTGAAGACGTCGACCATGCGGGCTTCGATGCGGGTGCCGTCGGCCTTCGTGCCGCGGAACGTCGATTCCGACACGCCGCGATTTCCCGTCACGAAATGCACGCCTTCGGTCCATGAGGCGTCGGGGAAGTTTTCCCACGCGGACTGGAACGCGGCGCGTACCGCGTCACGGCCTTCGAAGGTGCGCCCGAGCATGTCGGGACCGGCGACCGCGTGAAACACGCAGTTCTCGGTCATGCAGGCCATGAGAGCGTCGATGTCGTGCCGGTTCCAGGCCTCGTTGAAAGTTGTGAGCAAGTCGATGGCAGCGTCGATGGCAGCGGCGTCGTTCTGAGGGGTCATGACAAGTTCCGGAGGTTGAGGGTGAACGGATATCAACGCGCTTCGTCCTGCGCGTGATATCGCTGATAGAGAAAGCGTTGGCCAATGCGGCGAAACGGCGCGAAGCCCTCCCACTGCACGGTGCCGAACACGTTCGGGTATTGCAGCGCCGAGTCGTAGATGGGCAGATCCCACGACGGGTCGCGTTGACCGGCGATGCGCTGGGCCAGACGACGTCCGGCGTGCGCGGAGAACGACACGCCATTGCCGCCGTATCCCACGGCATAAAAGAGGCTTTGACCCGGATCGGGCTGCGTTACGCGCGGCATCATGTCGTGGCTGACGTCGACCCAGCCCCACCACGAGTAATCGATGCGAATGCCTTTGAGCGCGGGAAACTTGCGATGCAGTCCCTCGACGAGCACCGCCATATGCTTCGGATTCTGCGCATCTGCGCCGGTGATCGAACTGCGGCTGCCGATCTGCAAGCGGTTATCGGGCAGCAGCCGGTAGTAGTAGCGCAGCGTGCGCGTGTCGGTGATGACTTCGTGGGTGCGGAAGTTGGTCGCCGCGATCTCGTCCGGCGTGAGCACGCGCGTGACAAGCGAATTCGACAGAATCGGCATGATCTTCGAGCGCAGCGCTTTGGTGACGTCGTTGCGCGTATAGCCGCCGGTGGCGAACGCGACGGCCCGCGCGCGGACCACCCCGCGCGGCGTGCGCACGTGATGCACACCGTTGATCGTCTGAACGTCGAGCACGGGTGTCGACGGATGCACGCGCGCGCCCAGCGCTCGCGCCATGCGCAAATAGCCGAAGGCGAGCTTGAGCGGATGCACGCCGATGCCGTCGGGCTCGTGCAGCGCGCCGCAACTTTCCCGGTCGTCGACATATTGCTCGCTCACTTCCTCACGCGAGAGGATGCGCGTGTCGTAGCCGAAGAC harbors:
- a CDS encoding NAD(P)/FAD-dependent oxidoreductase encodes the protein MGTIESFALDRRSASPYDPLYDPLVSSGPGLGMDYAPTYWVATAGEPPEDDGPLAGDADVDVVIVGAGFTGLSTALFLAREHGIRATVLEANQTCWGCTSRNGGQGQNASGRLYRSQWIDRWGKETALRLDAEIREGFNTFKSLIAEVPECDPQPGGHLYIAHRARKMEFLRNEAKVMRDVFGYDTRILSREEVSEQYVDDRESCGALHEPDGIGVHPLKLAFGYLRMARALGARVHPSTPVLDVQTINGVHHVRTPRGVVRARAVAFATGGYTRNDVTKALRSKIMPILSNSLVTRVLTPDEIAATNFRTHEVITDTRTLRYYYRLLPDNRLQIGSRSSITGADAQNPKHMAVLVEGLHRKFPALKGIRIDYSWWGWVDVSHDMMPRVTQPDPGQSLFYAVGYGGNGVSFSAHAGRRLAQRIAGQRDPSWDLPIYDSALQYPNVFGTVQWEGFAPFRRIGQRFLYQRYHAQDEAR
- a CDS encoding nuclear transport factor 2 family protein; the protein is MTPQNDAAAIDAAIDLLTTFNEAWNRHDIDALMACMTENCVFHAVAGPDMLGRTFEGRDAVRAAFQSAWENFPDASWTEGVHFVTGNRGVSESTFRGTKADGTRIEARMVDVFTLRDGKIEVKNAFRKDRPAF
- the xsc gene encoding sulfoacetaldehyde acetyltransferase, whose protein sequence is MNAKDPASATQQMTASDAGPQTMTPSEAFVETMVANGVSEMFGIMGSAFMDAMDIFAPAGIRLIPVVHEQGAGHMADGYARVSGRHGVVIGQNGPGISNCVTAIAAAYWAHSPVVIVTPEAGTMGIGLGGFQEARQLPMFQEFTKYQGHVTHPARMAEFTGRCFDRAMAEMGPTQLNIPRDYFYGQIKAEIPRPQRLDRGAGGEARLNEAAELLAQAKFPVIISGGGVVMADAVEACKALAERLGAPVVNSYLHNDSFPANHPLWCGPLGYQGSKAAMKLLAQADVVVALGSRLGPFGTLPQHGLDYWPKNAKIIQIDADHKMLGLVKKISVGICGDAKAAAIALSQRLAERTLVCDATRAARADQIATEKAAWEKELDEWTHERDPYSLDMIEEQKHEKTFNGGQYLHPRQVLRELEKAMPEDVMVSTDIGNINSVANSYLRFNKPRSFFAAMSWGNCGYAFPTIIGAKVAAPHRPAISYAGDGAWGMSLMETLTCVRHNIPVTAVVFHNRQWGAEKKNQVDFYNRRFVAGELESPSFANIARAMGAEGIVVDRLEDVGPALKKAIDLQMNHGKTTIIEIMCTRELGDPFRRDALSKPVRMLDKYKDYV